The Glycine soja cultivar W05 chromosome 6, ASM419377v2, whole genome shotgun sequence genome has a window encoding:
- the LOC114417130 gene encoding auxin-induced protein 6B has protein sequence MGFRLPGIRKASFSANQASSKAVDVEKGYLAVYVGEKMRRFVIPVSYLNKPSFQDLLSQAEEEFGYHHPNGGLTIPCSEDVFQHITSFLN, from the coding sequence ATGGGTTTTCGTTTGCCTGGTATCAGAAAGGCATCATTTTCTGCAAACCAAGCATCTTCAAAAGCCGTGGATGTGGAAAAGGGCTACCTTGCAGTCTATGTCGGAGAGAAAATGAGGCGGTTTGTGATCCCCGTATCTTACTTGAACAAACCCTCATTCCAGGACTTGTTAAGTCAGGCTGAGGAAGAGTTTGGATATCATCATCCCAACGGTGGCCTCACAATTCCTTGCAGTGAAGATGTCTTCCAACATATAACTTCTTTCTTGAATTAa
- the LOC114417128 gene encoding auxin-induced protein 10A5, whose protein sequence is MGFRIAGIVRRTSFYTTQAASKRVDVPKGYAAVYVGDKMRRFTIPVSYLNEPSFQELLSQAEEEFGYDHPMGGLTIPCKEEEFLNVTAHLNEL, encoded by the coding sequence ATGGGTTTTCGCATAGCAGGTATTGTTAGGCGGACTTCGTTTTATACAACCCAAGCAGCCTCCAAGAGGGTGGACGTACCAAAAGGCTATGCTGCAGTCTATGTTGGAGATAAGATGAGACGGTTCACAATTCCAGTATCATACTTGAACGAACCTTCATTTCAAGAATTACTCAGTCAAGCAGAAGAAGAATTCGGATACGATCATCCAATGGGTGGTCTAACAATACCATGCAAGGAAGAGGAGTTCCTAAACGTTACCGCTCACTTGAATGAGCTGTAA